In the Drosophila biarmipes strain raj3 chromosome X, RU_DBia_V1.1, whole genome shotgun sequence genome, one interval contains:
- the LOC108033193 gene encoding inositol polyphosphate 5-phosphatase K: protein MSQPEASKSSKIPDAEPDEARGSAKQQLETYRVYVVTWNVGSRFPENISLRQLLGLQDVTASKDSQAHLPDIYALGLQEVNAQPQQQVLGLFKEDPWTHKAKELLRGYDYVAVKTEQMQGLLLSMFVRRQHVEHLKDIEAEFTRTGFGGIWGNKGAVSVRFTLYGCGLAFVVAHLAAHDHQLDERIEDYKQILENHHYHVKRYREIYDHDYVFWFGDLNFRLQGGDSSTEVRELLRDESQHEALIQRDQLYQVREKSQQAFQVLHERLPAFPPTFKFREGTSEYDLKRRPAWTDRIMYAVQPLNRQPAMQLSIEQCSYKSHPVYTISDHKPVTSDFALKLYPNVRAPGVVFSPLTVWKIGDENTVEYRKQAEFDEGPNDWIGIYPADYASLADYVAYEYVNQAESPTSSDSNHEADPFDTPSHHRRGRHHHKNRQRLRRQQEANAQEQVRLDFADDVELRHGEQYLLIYFRSTGVRGVTSLAGVSGVFVAEKRHGSPHRTEYHVD, encoded by the coding sequence ATGAGCCAGCCGGAGGCCAGCAAGTCGTCCAAGATCCCGGACGCGGAGCCGGACGAGGCGCGGGGCAGTGCCAAGCAGCAGCTGGAGACGTACCGCGTGTACGTGGTCACCTGGAACGTGGGCAGCCGTTTCCCGGAGAACATATCGCTGCGCCAGCTGCTGGGCCTGCAGGATGTGACGGCGTCGAAGGACTCGCAGGCCCACCTGCCGGACATCTATGCCCTGGGCCTGCAGGAGGTCAATGCCCAGCCGCAGCAACAGGTGCTGGGCCTGTTCAAGGAGGATCCGTGGACGCACAAGGCCAAGGAGCTGCTGCGCGGCTACGACTATGTGGCCGTCAAGACGGAGCAGATGCAGGGACTGCTGCTCAGCATGTTTGTGCGCCGACAGCATGTGGAGCACCTGAAGGACATCGAGGCGGAGTTCACGCGGACGGGCTTCGGTGGCATTTGGGGCAACAAGGGCGCCGTCAGCGTCCGGTTCACCCTGTACGGCTGCGGCCTGGCCTTTGTGGTGGCCCACCTCGCGGCCCATGACCATCAGCTGGACGAGCGCATCGAGGACTACAAGCAGATCCTGGAGAACCATCATTACCATGTCAAGCGGTACAGGGAGATCTACGATCACGACTATGTCTTCTGGTTTGGCGATCTCAATTTCAGGCTGCAGGGCGGCGACTCCTCGACGGAGGTGCGGGAGCTGCTGCGCGATGAGTCGCAGCACGAGGCTCTCATCCAGCGCGATCAGCTGTACCAGGTGCGCGAGAAATCGCAGCAGGCCTTCCAGGTGCTGCACGAGCGACTGCCTGCGTTTCCGCCCACCTTCAAGTTCCGCGAGGGCACCTCCGAGTACGACCTGAAGCGGCGGCCAGCCTGGACGGATCGGATCATGTACGCCGTGCAGCCACTGAACAGGCAGCCCGCCATGCAGCTGTCCATCGAGCAGTGCTCGTACAAATCCCACCCCGTGTACACCATCAGCGACCACAAACCGGTGACCAGTGACTTCGCCCTGAAACTCTATCCCAATGTGCGGGCGCCGGGCGTGGTTTTCTCCCCGCTGACCGTCTGGAAGATCGGCGACGAGAACACCGTGGAGTACCGCAAGCAGGCGGAGTTCGATGAGGGTCCCAACGACTGGATTGGCATCTACCCGGCCGACTACGCCAGTCTGGCGGACTACGTCGCCTACGAGTATGTCAACCAGGCCGAGTCACCCACATCCTCGGACTCCAACCACGAGGCGGATCCCTTTGACACGCCCTCGCACCATCGCCGCGGTCGGCATCATCACAAGAACCGCCAGCGGTTGCGGCGCCAGCAGGAGGCCAATGCGCAGGAGCAGGTGCGTCTCGATTTCGCCGACGACGTGGAGCTGCGCCATGGCGAGCAGTATCTGCTGATCTACTTCCGCAGCACGGGAGTGCGGGGCGTCACCAGCTTGGCGGGCGTCAGTGGCGTCTTCGTGGCGGAGAAGCGACACGGATCGCCGCATCGGACGGAGTACCATGTCGACTAG